The genome window TCCGACGCCATCGCCGAGATGCTCGCCGCCTCCGGCGCGCAGGCCCGCGCCGACGTGGTGATCAATCCGCCGGTGCCGACGCTGCGGCCGCGGCTCGGCACGGCCGAAGCACCCGCCCAGGCGCAGGTGGCCTCCGATGTCGCCTCCGATTCCGTGCCCGCCGGCGAGGAAGCGCCGGTCGCGGGCCAGGTGTTCGCGCTCGCGGCCCTGCCGGACACCAACCTTGCGCCCGCGGCGCGGCCCGAACTGGTCGAGGTTCCCGTTCCCGTCCGGCTGCGCCAGGAGCGCGGCGCGGCAGCGGACGGCGCATCGCCACGCGTCGCCGTGCTCGGCCGTCCGGCCGGCACCGATGCGGCCGAGGCCCTGCATTCGGGCGTCCGCACCACGACCAAGTCGGCGCGGCCGCAGGCCGGGCAGGTGGCGCGCAGCGAGCCGAAGCCGGTCGTCGTGCCGGTGGAGCAGGACGTCGCCCGCTTCGCCTTCATGCGCGATGTGAGCGTGACCACGGCCGGCGGCACCGCCAACCCGGCCACGGCGCACGCCATTGTGCGCAGCGCGCCGCAGGCGGTCTATACGCAGGGCTTCTCGCAGGGCGTTCCCGCGCCCGATCCCGCCCGCTTCTCGGGCAAGGCCGTCACCTTCCTGTCGGTGGCGAAGTTCGCGACGAACTGAGAGCGATCCAAATCTTTGTTCTCACGCAATTCCGGACGGAAAAGTGCTTCGCGCTTTTCCTGGAATTGCTCTAGGCGCGCTTCAGCGCCGCCGCTCCGCGGGCGAGGTCGGTGATCTCGTCCCACTTTCCCGCCGCGACCAGCGTGTCGGGTGCGACCCACGAGCCGCCGACGCAGACCACATTGTCCAGCGCGAGATAGTCCGCCGCATTGGCCGGGCCGATGCCGCCCGTCGGGCAGAAGCGGTTGCCGGCGAAGGGCGAGGCGAGCGCCTTGAGGAAGGTCGCGCCGCCCGCCTCAACGGCCGGGAAGAACTTCAGGATCGAATAGCCCGCCTCGGCGGCCGCCATGATCTCTCCCGGCGTGATCGCGCCGGGCAGCAGCGGCACCCGGCTGTTCGCCGCCGCGGCGGCGAGCTGCGGGGTGAAGCCGGGGCTGACGATGAAGCGCGACCCGGCGGCCGCGGCCGCGTCGAACTGGCGCGCATCGAGGATGGTGCCCGCGCCGACGACGGCCTCGGGAACCTCGGCCGCCACCGCGCGGATGGCGTCGAGCGCGGCGGGGGTGCGCAGGGTTATCTCGATGGCGGGCAGGCCGCCGGCGGCAAGCGCGCGGGCGAGCGGAACCGCATCCGCGACATTCGCGATCTTCAGGACCGGGATGACGGGCTGCGCGGTCATGATCCCGAGCAGGTCTTGCGTCTTCTGCGCGCCGCTTGTCATTGCCGCATTTCCTCGTCGTTCAACATGGCCTTCAATCGATTTAGCCTGCCGCCGCTCTAGCAGGGCAAGGGGCGGCTGTCCACGTTGGCGGCGTCATCCGCCGCGCGGGGCGAACAGCCACGCGAAGATGGAAAGCAGCCAGCTGCGGGATTTTCCGGCAGCCGGGCCGAGGCCGAGCGCGGCCATGGTCGCGGGGCCGGCGATGCCGTCGACGACGAGTCCGGCGCGGCTCTGGAACGCCTTCACGGCCCGCTCTGTCGCGGGGCCGAACATGCCGTCGGCGGCCAGCGGGTGGCCGCGCGCCGTCAGGGCCGTCTGGAGGGCGGCAACCGCCGCGCCGCGCGCGCCACGCCGCAGGACGGTGGAGGGCAGGACGGCCGGGCTCGCCCGGAACGTCGCGGCATGGCGCACATGGGCGCGGGCGAGCTTGCCGTCATAATCGTTGCGGCGGAAGCCGGGGCCGTTGTAGCCGCGCGCGAAGGTCGCCCAGTCGCGGGCGCCGAGGGCGGGGACGAGCCCGGCCTTGTCGATGTAGCGCGCCATCAGCCGCAACTGGCCGCCGGCGCCGCCGCGCGCCTCGGCGACCAGCGCATCGACGCTCGCATAGCCCAGCCATGCCCAGTGCGCGCCCATCACCTGACCGAGACCCCATGACGTCGACTCCCAGGCCGCCTTGCGGTCGATGGCCGCGGCGCGGGCAAGCAGCGTCCAGCGCGCCGCCTGCGAGGACGGGTTCTTCACCTTGCCGGCCTCGGGCGCGGCAAGCCCCTGCCGGCGCGCCTCCTCGCGGGCGGGGCCGGCAAGGCGGCGGTCGAAATAATGGCCCTCGAAGCGGATCAGCGGCTCGGCCCGGCCGTCGACCGGCGCGTGCGCCTTCAGCCCGCTTTCGATGTCGGCGACGGCGGCGAGGGCGGCCGCTTCCACGCCGAGCCTCGCCGCGGCTGTCTCGATTTCCCTGATCAACATCGTGTCGAGCATGCGCCTGTCCGCCTCCATCGGCAAAACGCCATTGTGGCGCGGCAGCGCGGGACGTGGATAAAGCGGACGGCGGCGGACACGCTAACATCGTCTTGCCGACATTGTATTGTCGCGCTTGCCTGCCTATCTGCGACGGGTCTTGGAAAGACCGGCGAGAGCGAAATCGCCGAAACCGAACGAAGGAGGCAAGGATGCTCGATCCGAAGGCGCTGCTGGACGACCTTCTGGGCGCGAAAGTGCCGGGAACCGAATCGACCGTGAGGGACAAGGCCGGCCAGGCGGCGCAGATGGCGCGCGACAACCCGCTGGCCGCCGGCGCGCTCGCCGCCATCCTCCTCGGCACCGGCACGGGCCGGAAAGTCACCGGCTCGGCATTGAAGCTCGGCGGTCTCGCCGCCGTCGCCGGCCTCGCCTACAAGGCGTACCAGAACTATTCGAAGGGCGCGGAGCCGGGCGCGGGCCAGCAGGCCGGCGAGCCGGAGTTGCTGCCGCCTCCGGCCGACACCGCCTTCGACCCGGCGCAGGCGCCGCAGGGCGAGGCCGAGTTCGCGCTGGTCATCGCCCGGGCGATGATCGCCGCGGCGCGCGCCGACGGCCATATCGACGATGCCGAGCGCGTGCGCATCGCCGACAAGCTGCACCTGTCGGGCATCGGCGAGGAGGCGGAAGCCTTCCTGATGGCCGAGCTCGAGAAGCCGGTCGATCTCGACGGCCTCGTCGCCGCCGCCCAGACAGACGCGCAGAAGGCCGAGCTCTACACCGCCTCGCGGATCGCCATCGAGCCGAGAACGCGCGCCGAGCGCGGCTATCTCGACCTGCTCGCCGGCCGGCTGCGGCTGCCCGACGCGCTGGTCGACCACATCGAATCGACGGTCGCGGCGGCCAAGGCCGAGGAGGCGTCGCTCGCCTGACCCCGCGCCGGCGGTGCCGTGAAATCTGGCATGCCAGAAATCGGGCTTGAGGCAGCCGGCTATCTTCGTCAACCTTTGGTTAACGAATCGGGTTCAATCTTAATCAATCCGGAAAGGCTTTCCTCCTCCCAGGCCGATCCGCTAACTGAGGGCGACCGCAACCGGTCGCCCTTTCTTTCCGCCTCTTCCCCCTTCTTCTCGAGTTCGTCGCTGGCGCATGCCGGCAGGGCGGCTGGCGCTTGACCCCGCGGGCCGGCGGTGGGAAAGCTCGGCCCGGTTTTGCCCTTCCTTTGGCACGGGATGTTTCGATGAGCGATCTCAATGGATGGACGCCGCGCGAGCGGCTGGCGGGATGGACGCCGCGCGAGCGGCCGGCGCGGGCGGCGATCGAGGGGCGCTACGTGCGGCTGGAGCCGCTCGACCCGCAGCGCCACGGCGACGGGCTCTACGCCGCCTCGCGCACGGCCGACGCCGACGACCGTTTCCGCTGGCTCTTCGAGACCGCGCCGGACGACCGCGCCGCCTTCCAGGCGTGGCTGGAGAAGGTGGCGGCGAGCGAGGACCCGCTGCATTTCGCCGTCATCGACAAGGCGAGCGGCCGCGTCGGCGGCCGGCAGAGCCTCATGCGCATCGACACGACGCACGGCGTCATCGAGATCGGCAACATCCTGTGGAACGATCCGGTGGCGCGCCGCCCGGCCGCCACCGAGGCGCTCTATCTCTTCGCCCGCCATGCCTTCGACACGCTCGGCTATCGCCGCTTCGAGTGGAAGTGCAACGATCTGAACGCGCCGTCGAAACGGGCGGCGCTGCGCTTCGGCTTCACCTTCGAAGGGGTGTTCCGCCAGCACATGGTGGTCAAGGGCCTGAACCGCGACACCGCCTGGTTCGCCATCGTCGACAAGGACTGGCCGGTCATCCGCGCCGCGTTCGAGGCGTGGCTCGCGCCGGAGAATTTCGATGCGCAGGGCGGGCAGAAGGCGCGGCTCGAGGATATCAAGGCCGCGATTGCGGCGAAGCAAGACGGAGCAGGCTGATGGATCGCTCGACCCGCAACGCCGCGGTCGCCGCCGCGATCATCCTTCTCGGCTTCGGCGTCATCGGCTTCTACATGCCAGCGATCGTGCTGTGGCTGGGCGGCCTGTCGCCTTACGCCGGCGGCGCGGCGGCGGCGCTGTTCGTGCTCGCCTTCTTCGGCGTGTTCTGGCTGCGCGGACGCAGCCAGCGCCGCAAGGGGGAATGATCAGGCCACGAGGCTCGCCGAAAGCAGCGTGATCCCCAGCAGGAAGACGAAGGCCGCGCCGGCGATCTCGATGCCGGCGTGAACGCGGTTGCCCATGCGGCCGTCGCCGGCCAGCGCCACGGCCCAGTTCTTGGCCGTGACGGCAAGGACGGCCAGCGTCGAGACGGTGATGGCGGTGCCCAGCGCCATGGCGAAGACCGAGGCGATGCCGGCCACCCACAGCCCGTTGAGGAAGGCGAAGGACAGCACGATCAGCGCCCCGGTGCAGGGGCGCAGGCCGACGGCAAGAACCGCCGCCCAGGCAGTGCGCCAGTCGAACCGCTCGCCCGAGATCAGCTTGGGGTCCGGGGCGTGGGAATGGCCGCAGCCGCAGCTCTCGTCATGCTCGTGATGGTGGTGATGCGCGTGGTCGTGGTGATCGCAGGCGCCGGCATGGTCGTGATGGTCGTGGGCATGGGCCGAGGACAGGCTGTGCGCCGGCGCGCCGATGAACAGGCGGCGCAGCGCCGGGGCCGCCTTGCGCCACAGCAGCCATGCGCCGAACACCGTGACCAGCACGTAGGAGGCGATTTCGAGGAAGCGGGTGGCGTCGGTCATCGACACGGACGAGCCGCGCAGGATCAGGAACACCGCGCCCATCAGCACGATGGCCGAGACGGCCTGAAGCACGGCCGAGACGAAGGACAGAAGGACGCCGCGCCGCAGCGCCACCTCGTTGGCCAGCATGTAGGACGAGATCACCGCCTTGCCGTGGCCCGGCCCGGCGGCGTGGAAGACGCCATAGGCGAAGGAGAGGCCGGCCAGCAGCCATGCGCCGCCATTGCCGTCGCGCATGCCGCGCATCGCGCCCGACAGCGCGCGATAGAAGGATTGCTGCTGCGCGTTGATCCAGTTGAAGATGCCGGCGAACAGGCCGGTGGAGGGCAGGGTGGCCTCGCTGGCGCCGATGCCGAGCGAGCTCTGCGCGTGGGCATGGCCGAGGAAATGGGTCAGCACGTAGGTCAGCGCGAGAGTTGCGAAAACGACGCGCATGGCGGTCTTGTTCACTTTCATCCTCAGCCCTCGCAGGTCAGTTCGAGCCGGGTGGCGAAGATCTTGCTCATGTCGTTGCCGGAAGGATCGTCGAAGAAGGCGTCGGTCAGCGATTGCTGGTTCATGGCGATGGCCTCGTCCGGATCGGGGCGGACGACGGCGCGGGTGCAGCCGGTCGGCAAGCCGCTCACGGTCAGGTTCCCGTCCTCGAAGAAGTCGATGGCGGTGTAGAAGGTCGGGTCGTAGACGCCGAAGCCGGTGGTGCCGTCGAGCTTCAGCGGCGCGGTCGGGTGCGATTCGAACAGGATGATCAACTGGCTGTCCTGGAAATCGGCGATGATGCGCTCGGGGGGCTGCATCTCGATGTCGCGGCCATTGACGGTGACGAACTGGAAATAGCCGAACTCGGCCAGCGATTCGTGGATCACCTTGCCGACCTGCTCCAGCTCTGCCGAGTCGAGCTTGAGGTCGGCATTGGTGTCGAATTCGATCAGCACGGTCGAGGAGAACAGGTCGTCGAAGCGCCAGACGTGGCGCAGCGCCTCGACATTGCCCGCGGCGTCGACGGCGACCTCGAGGTTGGCCTCGGCGAAGACGTGCGGGTGGGCGAGCGCGGCGGCGGGGGCCAGCGCGGGGCCGGCGACGAA of Aquamicrobium sp. contains these proteins:
- a CDS encoding nickel/cobalt transporter produces the protein MKVNKTAMRVVFATLALTYVLTHFLGHAHAQSSLGIGASEATLPSTGLFAGIFNWINAQQQSFYRALSGAMRGMRDGNGGAWLLAGLSFAYGVFHAAGPGHGKAVISSYMLANEVALRRGVLLSFVSAVLQAVSAIVLMGAVFLILRGSSVSMTDATRFLEIASYVLVTVFGAWLLWRKAAPALRRLFIGAPAHSLSSAHAHDHHDHAGACDHHDHAHHHHHEHDESCGCGHSHAPDPKLISGERFDWRTAWAAVLAVGLRPCTGALIVLSFAFLNGLWVAGIASVFAMALGTAITVSTLAVLAVTAKNWAVALAGDGRMGNRVHAGIEIAGAAFVFLLGITLLSASLVA
- a CDS encoding GNAT family N-acetyltransferase encodes the protein MSDLNGWTPRERLAGWTPRERPARAAIEGRYVRLEPLDPQRHGDGLYAASRTADADDRFRWLFETAPDDRAAFQAWLEKVAASEDPLHFAVIDKASGRVGGRQSLMRIDTTHGVIEIGNILWNDPVARRPAATEALYLFARHAFDTLGYRRFEWKCNDLNAPSKRAALRFGFTFEGVFRQHMVVKGLNRDTAWFAIVDKDWPVIRAAFEAWLAPENFDAQGGQKARLEDIKAAIAAKQDGAG
- a CDS encoding N-acetylmuramidase domain-containing protein, whose protein sequence is MLDTMLIREIETAAARLGVEAAALAAVADIESGLKAHAPVDGRAEPLIRFEGHYFDRRLAGPAREEARRQGLAAPEAGKVKNPSSQAARWTLLARAAAIDRKAAWESTSWGLGQVMGAHWAWLGYASVDALVAEARGGAGGQLRLMARYIDKAGLVPALGARDWATFARGYNGPGFRRNDYDGKLARAHVRHAATFRASPAVLPSTVLRRGARGAAVAALQTALTARGHPLAADGMFGPATERAVKAFQSRAGLVVDGIAGPATMAALGLGPAAGKSRSWLLSIFAWLFAPRGG
- a CDS encoding tellurite resistance TerB family protein: MLDPKALLDDLLGAKVPGTESTVRDKAGQAAQMARDNPLAAGALAAILLGTGTGRKVTGSALKLGGLAAVAGLAYKAYQNYSKGAEPGAGQQAGEPELLPPPADTAFDPAQAPQGEAEFALVIARAMIAAARADGHIDDAERVRIADKLHLSGIGEEAEAFLMAELEKPVDLDGLVAAAQTDAQKAELYTASRIAIEPRTRAERGYLDLLAGRLRLPDALVDHIESTVAAAKAEEASLA
- a CDS encoding 2-dehydro-3-deoxy-phosphogluconate aldolase, which codes for MTSGAQKTQDLLGIMTAQPVIPVLKIANVADAVPLARALAAGGLPAIEITLRTPAALDAIRAVAAEVPEAVVGAGTILDARQFDAAAAAGSRFIVSPGFTPQLAAAAANSRVPLLPGAITPGEIMAAAEAGYSILKFFPAVEAGGATFLKALASPFAGNRFCPTGGIGPANAADYLALDNVVCVGGSWVAPDTLVAAGKWDEITDLARGAAALKRA
- a CDS encoding DUF1007 family protein; this translates as MRALLAAFVAGPALAPAAALAHPHVFAEANLEVAVDAAGNVEALRHVWRFDDLFSSTVLIEFDTNADLKLDSAELEQVGKVIHESLAEFGYFQFVTVNGRDIEMQPPERIIADFQDSQLIILFESHPTAPLKLDGTTGFGVYDPTFYTAIDFFEDGNLTVSGLPTGCTRAVVRPDPDEAIAMNQQSLTDAFFDDPSGNDMSKIFATRLELTCEG